From Lolium perenne isolate Kyuss_39 chromosome 5, Kyuss_2.0, whole genome shotgun sequence, a single genomic window includes:
- the LOC127303775 gene encoding auxin response factor 4-like has protein sequence CLPPPQTPSAAGDPLFDELWHACAGPLVTVPRVGDLVFYFPQGRIEQVEASMNQVAGNQMRLYDLPSKLLCRFINVELKVPAHTLTLFPQFPTPIPLPAQKISSPFYAHQCSHGK, from the exons TGCCTGCCGCCGCCGCAGACGCCCTCCGCAG CGGGGGATCCCCTCTTCGACGAGCTCTGGCACGCCTGCGCCGGCCCGCTCGTCACCGTCCCTCGCGTCGGGGATCTCGTCTTCTACTTCCCGCAGGGACGCATCGAGCAG GTGGAGGCCTCCATGAACCAGGTCGCAGGCAACCAGATGCGCCTCTACGATCTGCCCTCCAAGCTGCTCTGCCGCTTCATCAACGTTGAGCTCAAGGTGCCTGCTCACACCCTCACCCTTTTCCCCCAATTCCCGACTCCAATTCCGCTCCCCGCCCAGAAAATTTCTTCACCTTTTTACGCGCATCAATGCTCTCATGGCAAATGA